A section of the Cryobacterium soli genome encodes:
- a CDS encoding MerR family transcriptional regulator: MPASSAQARLPGATSLLSIGQVLARLTPEFPDLTPSKLRFLEEQGLVSPARTESGYRKFNGGDLDRLRLILSMQRDHYLPLKVIRSYLDDLDAGLSPSLPGGGAPGPSMLVVARRFSRDELLRESGAPAALLHDAVSSSIILPAEHYGDDALQVLRALVDLQKSGIEPRHLRGFRGAAERELGLIESALVPLARRKDASSRAKAAEMAVEIAGQLEVIRGSLIRSALGRLTK, from the coding sequence GTGCCGGCGTCCTCCGCCCAGGCCAGGCTGCCGGGCGCGACGTCACTTCTGAGTATCGGCCAGGTCCTGGCCCGGCTCACGCCGGAATTCCCCGACCTCACCCCGTCCAAGCTGCGCTTTCTCGAGGAACAGGGACTGGTCTCCCCGGCCCGCACCGAGTCGGGCTACCGAAAGTTCAACGGCGGCGACCTGGACCGGTTGCGCCTGATCCTCTCGATGCAGCGGGACCACTACCTGCCGTTGAAGGTCATTCGCTCCTACCTCGACGATCTCGACGCCGGCCTGTCGCCGTCCCTGCCCGGCGGAGGGGCCCCAGGGCCGAGCATGCTCGTCGTGGCCCGCCGCTTCAGCCGCGACGAACTGCTGCGCGAGTCCGGCGCCCCTGCCGCCCTGCTGCATGACGCCGTCTCGTCGTCCATCATCCTGCCTGCCGAGCACTACGGCGACGACGCACTGCAGGTGCTCCGTGCCCTCGTCGACCTGCAGAAGAGCGGCATCGAGCCCCGGCACCTCCGCGGGTTCCGCGGCGCGGCCGAACGCGAGCTGGGTCTGATCGAGAGCGCCCTCGTGCCCCTTGCGCGACGCAAGGACGCCTCCAGCCGGGCCAAGGCCGCCGAGATGGCCGTGGAGATCGCCGGCCAGCTCGAAGTGATCCGCGGCAGCCTCATCCGCTCCGCCCTGGGTCGCCTGACCAAATAG
- a CDS encoding AMP-dependent synthetase/ligase, producing the protein MKQFDEPAVVPADPNANVTDLLVDRLALTPHSVLFSRPDQGGWLPVTTAEFHAEVVALAKGLVASGVQPGDKIGLTCKTRYEWTLIDFAVWFAGAILVPVYETSSPSQIQWILSDSGATALIVETADHFARFDEVHPDLPEVQTVWQIDLGDLDKLSARGVDVPDAEIERRRGLAVGSDMATLIYTSGSTGRPKGCVLSHSNFVETSRNAGIALKPVLTDPEGASTLLFITTAHVFARFISVLCVHGGVRVGHQPDTRQLLPSLGSFKPTFLLAVPRVFEKVYNSAEQKAEAGGKGKIFEAASDVAVEHSKLIEAGERVPLGMKIKFALFDRLVYSKLRAAMGGKVKYAVSGSAPLGAHLGHFFNSLGIVILEGYGLTETTAPATVNLATKSKIGSVGPALPGVSVRVMDDGEIEVKGVNVFTEYWHNPEATAAAFDDGWLKTGDIGALDAEGFLSITGRKKEIIVTAGGKNVAPAALEDPIRSNPLVGQVVVVGDQKPFIAALVTLDPEMLPVWLNNNHEDAGLSLMDASVHPKVLAEVQRAIDHANETVSRAESIRKFVVLPIELTEAAGYLTPKMSIKRDVILRDFAAEIQNLYGANPVTAAVPVRTSSQD; encoded by the coding sequence GTGAAACAGTTCGATGAGCCCGCCGTCGTCCCCGCCGACCCGAACGCGAACGTCACCGACCTGCTGGTCGACCGCCTCGCCCTGACCCCGCACTCAGTGTTGTTCTCCCGCCCTGACCAGGGCGGCTGGCTGCCGGTCACCACCGCTGAGTTCCACGCGGAGGTCGTCGCACTTGCGAAGGGGCTTGTCGCCTCCGGAGTGCAACCGGGCGACAAGATCGGGCTGACCTGCAAGACCCGGTACGAGTGGACCCTGATCGACTTCGCCGTGTGGTTCGCCGGAGCGATCCTGGTCCCGGTCTACGAGACCAGCTCCCCCAGCCAGATCCAGTGGATCCTCAGCGACTCCGGAGCAACGGCGCTCATTGTGGAGACGGCTGACCACTTCGCCCGGTTCGACGAGGTGCACCCCGACCTGCCCGAGGTTCAGACGGTCTGGCAGATCGATCTCGGCGACCTCGACAAGCTTTCCGCCAGGGGCGTCGACGTTCCGGATGCCGAGATCGAGCGCCGGCGCGGCCTGGCGGTCGGCTCGGACATGGCCACCTTGATCTACACCTCTGGCTCCACCGGGCGCCCCAAGGGATGCGTGCTCAGCCACAGCAACTTCGTCGAGACCAGCCGCAACGCCGGCATCGCCCTCAAGCCGGTCCTCACCGACCCGGAGGGCGCATCCACGCTGCTCTTCATCACGACGGCGCACGTGTTCGCCCGTTTCATCTCGGTGCTCTGCGTGCACGGCGGCGTGCGCGTCGGCCACCAGCCGGACACCCGGCAGCTGCTGCCGTCCCTGGGGAGCTTCAAGCCCACCTTCCTGCTGGCCGTTCCACGCGTGTTCGAGAAGGTCTACAACTCTGCCGAGCAGAAAGCGGAGGCCGGGGGCAAGGGGAAGATCTTCGAGGCCGCTTCGGACGTCGCCGTCGAGCATTCCAAGCTCATCGAGGCCGGCGAGCGGGTCCCGCTGGGCATGAAGATCAAGTTCGCCCTCTTCGACCGGCTGGTCTACAGCAAGCTGCGGGCGGCCATGGGGGGCAAGGTCAAGTACGCCGTGTCGGGTTCGGCCCCGCTCGGCGCGCACCTCGGCCATTTCTTCAACAGTCTCGGCATCGTCATCCTGGAGGGCTACGGTCTCACCGAGACCACGGCGCCGGCCACCGTCAACCTGGCCACCAAATCGAAGATCGGCTCTGTCGGTCCGGCACTTCCCGGCGTGTCGGTGCGGGTCATGGACGACGGTGAGATCGAGGTGAAGGGCGTCAACGTCTTCACCGAGTATTGGCACAACCCCGAGGCCACAGCCGCCGCATTCGACGACGGTTGGCTCAAGACCGGGGACATCGGTGCCCTCGACGCCGAGGGGTTCCTCTCGATCACCGGGCGCAAGAAGGAGATCATCGTGACCGCCGGAGGGAAGAACGTCGCCCCCGCCGCGCTGGAAGATCCCATCCGGTCCAACCCTCTGGTCGGCCAGGTCGTCGTCGTCGGCGACCAGAAGCCGTTCATCGCCGCCCTCGTGACCCTCGACCCGGAGATGCTGCCGGTCTGGCTGAACAACAACCACGAGGACGCGGGCCTGTCGCTCATGGACGCGTCGGTGCACCCCAAGGTGCTCGCCGAGGTGCAGCGCGCGATCGACCACGCCAACGAGACGGTGTCGCGGGCCGAATCGATCCGCAAGTTCGTGGTGCTGCCCATCGAGCTCACCGAGGCCGCCGGCTACCTCACCCCCAAGATGAGCATCAAGCGCGACGTGATCCTGCGCGACTTCGCCGCCGAGATCCAGAATCTCTACGGGGCCAACCCGGTCACCGCCGCGGTGCCGGTGCGCACGAGCTCCCAGGACTAG
- the def gene encoding peptide deformylase, whose amino-acid sequence MPERQIRLLGDPVLKTRSEPIGTIDARVRSLVEDLVDSVKLPGRAGVAASQIGVNLRAFSYNIDGDIGYILNPVIVELSGEPELVDEGCLSVPGLWYPTRRFPFARVTGIDLDGNAVELAGEGLLAQALQHETDHLDGLLYLDRLDKESRRAAMKEVRESDWF is encoded by the coding sequence GTGCCCGAACGCCAGATCCGCCTGCTGGGCGATCCCGTCCTCAAGACCCGCTCAGAGCCGATCGGCACGATCGACGCGCGGGTGCGGAGCCTCGTGGAGGACCTCGTCGACAGCGTGAAGCTTCCGGGCCGCGCTGGTGTGGCTGCATCGCAGATCGGCGTCAATCTCCGAGCCTTCAGCTACAACATCGACGGCGATATCGGCTACATCCTCAACCCGGTCATCGTGGAGCTGTCGGGTGAGCCCGAGCTGGTCGATGAAGGCTGCCTGTCGGTCCCCGGACTGTGGTACCCCACCAGGCGGTTCCCGTTCGCCCGCGTCACCGGCATCGACCTCGACGGTAACGCCGTCGAACTGGCCGGCGAGGGCCTGCTGGCCCAGGCCCTGCAGCACGAGACCGACCACCTGGACGGTCTGCTCTATCTCGACAGGCTCGACAAGGAGAGCCGCCGGGCGGCCATGAAGGAAGTGCGCGAGTCGGACTGGTTCTAG
- a CDS encoding MinD/ParA family ATP-binding protein: MTDKRTDDAYPHDEGDGELTPAPASAGAAAGSSVRAGDEYHSELPPHTFDNLAAALPESLGVSLGDGSLPVSASAPALTRGSARPAGATRPAGDPSAHAHPGTHTIEIVTPQPARELAVPVGASGTAAAALSLGTGPTNAPTGSRRERTRTDTVAPESASMLTSDRLLEVNRRTRRAPQGAWNRFVYNASLHLINLGDSAAVRAHQAMDERIRKQFEGGARFVPVLTRKGGVGKTTVTALMGMALADAREDRIIAVDANPDRGTLSERVTKQTRSTVRDVVTKAASIGGFTDFSALVSRDETRLDILASDTDPLLSEAFDENDYNVVADLAARFYSIVLTDCGTGIVHSVMRATLQRADSIVIVSGGSVDEARLASETLTWLEANGYGDLVRNAVVALNTATQGTNLVKLEEIESHFRSRVREIVRIPYDPQLAAGSVVSYKDLKPITRLAARTLAALVVEGLPAERRV; this comes from the coding sequence GTGACAGATAAACGGACAGACGATGCCTATCCGCACGACGAGGGTGACGGCGAGCTGACCCCGGCTCCGGCTTCGGCCGGGGCCGCGGCCGGGTCATCGGTGCGGGCGGGCGACGAGTACCACAGTGAACTCCCTCCGCACACCTTCGACAATCTGGCGGCGGCCCTGCCCGAGAGTCTGGGCGTGTCCCTCGGCGACGGGTCCCTGCCCGTGTCGGCGTCGGCACCCGCGCTGACCCGCGGATCCGCGCGGCCCGCCGGAGCGACCCGGCCGGCCGGTGACCCGTCGGCGCACGCTCACCCCGGCACGCACACCATCGAGATCGTCACCCCGCAACCCGCGCGGGAGCTGGCCGTTCCCGTCGGGGCCAGCGGCACGGCCGCGGCGGCGCTCTCGCTCGGCACGGGCCCGACCAACGCTCCCACCGGCAGCCGGCGCGAACGCACCCGCACCGACACCGTCGCGCCGGAATCCGCCTCGATGCTCACCTCCGACCGGCTGCTCGAAGTCAACCGGCGCACCCGGCGCGCACCCCAGGGCGCGTGGAACCGGTTCGTCTACAACGCCTCCCTGCACCTGATCAATCTCGGCGACTCCGCCGCGGTGCGCGCTCACCAGGCCATGGACGAACGCATCCGCAAGCAGTTCGAGGGCGGCGCCCGCTTCGTGCCGGTCCTCACCCGCAAGGGCGGCGTGGGCAAGACGACGGTCACCGCGCTCATGGGGATGGCTCTCGCCGACGCCCGCGAGGACCGGATCATCGCCGTCGACGCCAACCCCGACCGCGGCACGCTCTCCGAACGCGTGACCAAACAGACCAGGTCCACCGTCCGCGACGTCGTCACCAAGGCCGCCTCCATCGGCGGCTTCACCGACTTCTCGGCTCTGGTCTCCCGCGACGAGACCAGGCTCGACATCCTCGCCAGCGACACCGACCCGCTGCTCTCCGAGGCGTTCGACGAGAACGACTACAACGTCGTCGCCGACCTCGCGGCCCGGTTCTATTCCATCGTGCTCACCGACTGCGGAACCGGTATCGTCCACTCGGTCATGCGGGCGACCCTGCAGCGCGCCGACTCCATCGTGATCGTCTCCGGCGGCAGCGTCGACGAGGCGCGGCTGGCCTCTGAGACCCTCACCTGGCTGGAAGCCAACGGCTACGGCGACCTGGTGCGCAACGCCGTCGTCGCCCTGAACACCGCCACACAGGGCACCAACCTGGTCAAACTCGAAGAGATCGAGTCGCACTTCAGGTCCCGCGTGCGCGAGATCGTGCGCATCCCGTACGACCCGCAGCTGGCCGCCGGCAGCGTGGTGTCCTACAAGGACCTCAAGCCGATCACGCGCCTGGCCGCGCGCACCCTGGCCGCACTCGTGGTGGAGGGCCTGCCGGCCGAGCGACGCGTCTGA
- a CDS encoding FHA domain-containing protein, with protein MTFSQEFAASLAALDSNVTVEEQEAIAALPSGSALLVVRRGPNSGARFLLDADVTTVGRHPNADIFLDDVTVSRRHAEFLRSGRTFQVKDLGSLNGTYFDGERIDLAVLTDGSEVQVGKFRLTFYASRLDLVHLASD; from the coding sequence ATGACGTTCAGCCAGGAGTTCGCGGCGTCGTTGGCCGCCCTCGACTCGAACGTGACGGTCGAGGAGCAGGAAGCCATCGCCGCGCTGCCCTCCGGCTCGGCCCTTCTGGTCGTGCGCCGCGGACCCAACTCCGGTGCGCGCTTCCTCCTGGATGCCGATGTCACCACGGTGGGCCGTCACCCCAACGCCGACATCTTCCTCGACGATGTCACGGTCTCCCGGCGTCACGCCGAATTCCTGCGCTCAGGCCGCACCTTCCAGGTCAAGGACCTCGGATCGCTCAACGGCACCTACTTCGATGGTGAACGCATCGACCTGGCCGTCCTCACCGACGGGTCCGAAGTGCAGGTCGGAAAATTCCGCCTGACGTTCTACGCCTCGCGGCTCGACCTCGTACACCTGGCGAGCGACTAG
- a CDS encoding pyruvate carboxylase: MFTKILVANRGEIAIRAFRAAYELGAKTVAVFPFEDRNSLHRLKADEAYEIGEPGHPVRAYLDVAEIIRVARESGADAIYPGYGFLSENPDLAEAAKAAGITFIGPGSHVLEMAGNKVTAKEHAIAAGVPVLKSSAPSRDVEELIAAAEEIGFPIFAKAVAGGGGRGMRRVATMADLRGSLEEAMREANSAFGDPTMFLEQAVLRPRHIEVQILADATGETVHLFERDCSVQRRHQKVIEIAPAPNLPEEIRQRLHKDAVAFARSIGYVNAGTVEFLLDTVGERAGQHVFIEMNPRIQVEHTVTEEVTDVDLVQSQIRIAAGETLADLGLSQDSIKLRGFALQCRITTEDPTAGFRPDTGKITTYRSPGGAGIRLDGGTINPGAQISPHFDSMLAKLTCRGRDYASAVTRSKRALAEFRIRGVSTNIAFLQAVLEDPDFAAGDLSTSFIDERPQLLRGRASKDRGTKILNWLADVTVNQPNGVPITLMNPAEKLPKIDLSLPAPEGSRQKLQLLGPVGFASALRAQTALAVTDTTFRDAHQSLLATRVRTKDLVAVAPHVARLTPELLSVEAWGGATYDVALRFLGEDPWERLAALREALPNINIQMLLRGRNTVGYTPYPTEVTDAFVREASDTGVDIFRIFDALNDVNQMRPAIDAVLNTGTSVAEVAVCYTGDLLDPAESLYTLDYYLRLADQIVASGAHILAIKDMAGLLRPAAAEKLVAAFRERFDLPVHVHTHDTPGGQLATLLAASRAGADAVDVASAPMGGTTSQPSASSLVAALAHTERDTGISLQNVCDLEPYWEDVRRVYHPFESGLRAPTGRVYKHEIPGGQLSNLRTQAVALGLADDFELIEDMYAAANTILGRVPKVTPSSKVVGDLALYLAAVNADPADFEANPSKYDVPDSVVGFMAGELGDLPGGWPEPFRSKVLEGRNVRVSTTELTADEKEALGGDSATRRGMLNQLLFPAPTRHFQQIRELFGDLSVVDTVDYLYGLRQGTEHSVEIDKGVRLYVGLEAIGEADDKGMRTVMTILNGQLRPVFVRDRSIAVVTKAAEKADANQPGQVAAPFSGVVTLQVADGDHVAAGQSVASIEAMKMEAAITSPIAGVVERVAIPTTQQVDAGDLLVVVRPR; this comes from the coding sequence ATGTTCACCAAAATCCTCGTCGCCAACCGTGGAGAGATAGCAATCCGCGCCTTCCGCGCCGCCTATGAATTGGGAGCAAAGACCGTCGCCGTCTTCCCGTTCGAAGACCGCAATTCGCTGCACCGGCTCAAGGCCGACGAGGCGTACGAGATCGGCGAACCGGGTCACCCCGTGCGCGCCTACCTCGACGTGGCCGAGATCATCCGCGTGGCCAGGGAGAGTGGCGCAGACGCCATCTATCCCGGCTACGGATTCCTCTCCGAGAACCCCGACCTGGCCGAAGCGGCCAAGGCCGCCGGCATCACCTTCATCGGCCCGGGCTCGCACGTGCTGGAAATGGCCGGCAACAAGGTCACCGCCAAGGAACACGCCATCGCCGCCGGTGTCCCGGTGCTCAAGTCCAGCGCACCGTCGCGCGACGTCGAAGAGCTCATCGCGGCCGCCGAGGAGATCGGCTTCCCCATCTTCGCCAAGGCCGTCGCCGGAGGCGGCGGACGCGGCATGCGGCGGGTCGCCACCATGGCGGACCTGCGCGGCTCGCTCGAAGAAGCCATGCGGGAGGCCAACAGCGCCTTCGGCGATCCGACCATGTTCCTCGAGCAGGCCGTTCTCCGCCCGCGCCACATCGAGGTGCAGATCCTCGCGGATGCCACGGGCGAGACCGTGCACCTGTTCGAACGGGACTGCTCCGTGCAGCGACGCCACCAGAAGGTCATCGAGATCGCACCGGCGCCCAACCTGCCCGAGGAGATCCGCCAGCGCCTGCACAAGGACGCCGTGGCCTTCGCCCGGTCGATCGGCTACGTCAACGCCGGCACCGTCGAGTTCCTGCTCGACACCGTGGGTGAGCGCGCCGGCCAGCACGTCTTCATCGAGATGAACCCGCGTATCCAGGTCGAGCACACCGTCACGGAAGAGGTCACCGACGTCGACCTCGTGCAGTCGCAGATCCGGATCGCCGCGGGGGAGACCCTCGCCGACCTGGGCCTGAGCCAGGACTCCATCAAGCTGCGCGGCTTCGCCCTGCAGTGCCGCATCACCACTGAGGACCCCACCGCGGGTTTCCGCCCCGACACCGGCAAGATCACCACGTACCGCTCACCCGGCGGCGCGGGCATCCGCCTGGACGGCGGCACCATCAACCCGGGCGCACAGATCAGCCCGCACTTCGACTCGATGCTGGCCAAGCTCACCTGCCGCGGCCGCGACTATGCCTCCGCCGTCACCCGGTCCAAGCGCGCGTTGGCGGAGTTCCGCATCCGCGGCGTGTCCACCAACATCGCGTTCCTGCAGGCCGTGCTGGAGGACCCCGACTTCGCCGCCGGCGACCTGAGCACCTCGTTCATCGATGAGCGCCCGCAACTGCTGCGCGGCCGCGCCTCGAAGGACCGCGGCACCAAGATCCTCAACTGGCTGGCCGATGTCACGGTCAACCAGCCCAACGGGGTGCCGATCACGCTGATGAACCCGGCCGAGAAGCTCCCGAAGATCGACCTGTCCCTTCCGGCGCCCGAGGGCTCCCGCCAGAAGCTGCAGCTGCTCGGCCCGGTCGGTTTTGCGAGCGCGCTGCGCGCGCAGACCGCGCTGGCCGTCACCGACACCACCTTCCGCGACGCCCACCAGTCGCTCCTGGCCACCCGGGTGCGCACCAAGGACCTCGTCGCCGTCGCCCCGCACGTGGCCCGGCTCACTCCGGAGCTGCTCTCGGTCGAGGCCTGGGGCGGTGCGACCTACGACGTCGCGCTGCGCTTCCTCGGCGAAGACCCCTGGGAGCGTCTCGCTGCCCTGCGGGAGGCGCTGCCCAACATCAACATCCAGATGCTCCTGCGCGGCCGCAACACCGTGGGGTACACCCCGTACCCCACCGAGGTGACGGATGCGTTCGTTCGCGAAGCCAGCGACACCGGCGTCGACATCTTCCGCATCTTCGACGCCCTCAACGACGTCAACCAGATGCGCCCCGCCATCGACGCCGTGCTGAACACCGGCACCAGCGTGGCCGAGGTGGCGGTCTGCTACACGGGCGACCTGCTCGACCCGGCCGAGAGCCTCTACACGCTGGACTACTACCTGCGCCTGGCCGACCAGATCGTCGCCTCCGGCGCGCACATCCTGGCCATCAAGGACATGGCCGGTCTGCTGCGTCCGGCCGCGGCGGAGAAGCTCGTCGCGGCGTTCCGCGAACGGTTCGACCTGCCGGTGCACGTGCACACGCACGACACCCCTGGCGGACAGCTCGCCACGCTGCTCGCGGCATCCCGCGCCGGCGCCGACGCCGTCGACGTGGCCAGCGCGCCCATGGGCGGCACCACCAGCCAGCCCTCCGCCTCGTCCCTCGTGGCCGCTCTCGCCCACACCGAGCGCGACACGGGTATCTCGCTGCAGAACGTCTGCGACCTCGAGCCGTACTGGGAGGACGTGCGCCGGGTCTACCACCCCTTCGAATCCGGCCTCCGCGCCCCCACCGGCCGGGTCTACAAGCACGAGATCCCCGGCGGGCAGCTCTCCAACCTGCGCACCCAGGCCGTGGCGCTGGGCCTCGCCGACGACTTCGAGCTCATCGAGGACATGTACGCGGCGGCCAACACCATCCTGGGCCGGGTGCCCAAGGTGACGCCATCCTCCAAGGTGGTCGGCGACCTCGCCCTCTACCTCGCCGCGGTGAACGCCGACCCGGCCGACTTCGAGGCCAACCCATCCAAATACGACGTGCCGGACTCCGTGGTGGGCTTCATGGCCGGCGAGCTGGGCGACCTGCCCGGCGGCTGGCCGGAGCCTTTCCGCAGCAAGGTGCTCGAGGGCCGGAACGTGCGCGTGAGCACCACCGAGCTCACCGCGGACGAGAAAGAAGCCCTGGGCGGCGACAGCGCCACCCGGCGGGGGATGCTCAACCAGCTGCTTTTCCCCGCGCCCACCCGGCACTTCCAGCAGATCCGCGAGCTGTTCGGCGACCTGTCCGTTGTGGACACCGTCGACTACCTCTACGGCCTGCGTCAGGGCACAGAGCACTCCGTCGAGATCGACAAGGGCGTGCGCCTCTACGTGGGTCTCGAGGCCATCGGCGAGGCCGACGACAAGGGCATGCGCACCGTCATGACCATCCTCAACGGCCAGCTGCGTCCCGTGTTCGTGCGGGACCGCAGTATCGCCGTGGTGACCAAGGCCGCCGAGAAGGCGGATGCCAACCAGCCCGGCCAGGTCGCCGCCCCGTTCTCCGGAGTGGTCACCCTGCAGGTCGCCGACGGTGACCACGTCGCGGCCGGCCAGAGCGTGGCCTCCATCGAAGCCATGAAGATGGAAGCAGCCATCACGTCGCCCATTGCGGGCGTCGTGGAGCGGGTGGCGATCCCCACCACCCAGCAGGTCGACGCCGGAGACCTGCTCGTGGTGGTGCGACCACGCTAG
- a CDS encoding ParA family protein — translation MHVLSVSSLKGGVGKTTVTLGLASAAFARGVRTLVVDLDPQSDVSTGLDIQLAGHLNVADVLASPKEKVVRAAIAPSGWTRGRPGTIDVMIGSPSAINFDGPHPSIRDIWKLEEALSTVEKDYDLVLIDCAPSLNALTRTAWAASDRVAVVTEPGLFSVAAADRALRAIEEIRRGLSPRLQPLGIIVNRARTASLEHQFRIKELRDMFGPLVLTPQLPERTSLQQAQGAAKPLHTWPGDSAQEMAHYFDQLLDRVLRTARIGEYAEAAAR, via the coding sequence GTGCACGTACTTAGCGTTAGCTCCCTCAAGGGAGGGGTAGGCAAGACCACGGTGACCCTTGGTCTGGCTTCTGCTGCCTTCGCCCGCGGTGTTCGGACCCTCGTGGTCGACCTCGATCCGCAATCGGATGTCTCTACCGGGCTCGACATCCAACTCGCCGGCCACCTCAATGTGGCCGATGTGCTGGCCTCGCCGAAGGAGAAAGTCGTGCGGGCCGCCATTGCGCCCAGCGGCTGGACCCGCGGCCGCCCCGGCACCATCGACGTCATGATCGGCAGCCCCTCCGCCATCAATTTCGACGGCCCGCACCCCAGCATCCGCGACATCTGGAAGCTCGAGGAGGCCCTCTCCACAGTGGAGAAGGACTACGACCTGGTGCTCATCGACTGCGCGCCCTCGCTGAACGCCCTCACCCGCACCGCGTGGGCCGCCAGCGACCGCGTCGCCGTGGTGACCGAGCCCGGCCTGTTCTCGGTGGCCGCCGCCGACCGCGCCCTGCGCGCGATCGAGGAGATCCGCCGTGGGCTCAGCCCCCGGCTGCAGCCGCTGGGCATCATCGTGAACCGGGCCCGCACGGCCTCGCTCGAGCACCAGTTCCGCATCAAGGAGCTCCGCGACATGTTCGGCCCCCTCGTGCTGACTCCGCAGCTGCCGGAACGCACCAGCCTGCAGCAGGCCCAGGGCGCAGCGAAGCCGCTGCACACCTGGCCGGGAGACAGCGCCCAGGAGATGGCGCACTACTTCGACCAGCTGCTCGACCGGGTGCTGCGCACGGCGCGCATCGGCGAGTACGCCGAGGCGGCCGCCCGCTAA
- a CDS encoding MerR family transcriptional regulator, translated as MSELNPRDDSSRYGQGLLFTDGMPELDENSGYRGAVAARAAGISYRQLDYWARTELVEPTVRGAAGSGSQRLYGFRDILVLKLVKRLLDTGISLQQIRTAVNQLRESGVNDLAQTTLMSDGASVYLCTSNDEVIDLVSRGQGVFGIAVGKVLREVETTLVELDTQANDPSDELAARRVSRKVS; from the coding sequence ATGAGTGAGCTCAATCCCCGAGACGATTCGTCTCGCTACGGTCAGGGACTGCTCTTCACCGACGGTATGCCCGAACTCGACGAGAACTCCGGCTACCGTGGCGCCGTCGCGGCCCGCGCCGCCGGCATCAGCTACCGCCAGCTCGACTACTGGGCCCGCACCGAACTGGTCGAACCCACAGTGCGCGGCGCGGCCGGCTCCGGCTCCCAGCGCCTCTACGGCTTCCGCGACATCCTCGTGCTCAAGCTGGTCAAGCGCCTTCTCGACACCGGTATCTCCCTCCAGCAGATCCGCACCGCAGTGAACCAGCTCCGCGAGTCCGGCGTGAACGACCTCGCCCAGACCACTCTCATGAGCGACGGCGCCAGCGTCTACCTCTGCACGTCCAACGACGAGGTCATCGACCTCGTCAGCCGCGGCCAGGGCGTCTTCGGCATCGCCGTTGGCAAGGTTCTCCGCGAGGTCGAGACCACCCTGGTCGAGCTCGACACCCAGGCCAACGACCCCTCCGACGAGCTCGCCGCCCGTCGCGTCTCCCGCAAGGTCTCCTAG
- a CDS encoding CDP-alcohol phosphatidyltransferase family protein yields MTGPESSVVSSRVITVPNLLSFLRLGLVPVFLGLIVSGADAWALLVLAVSSLTDFLDGWIARRFNQVTRLGQLLDPAADRLYIFAALIGLAWRDLVPWWIVAVVVGRDVFLLGLGVVLANHGFGPLPVHQLGKIATFCLFYALPMIMLGQAFPELSWWSLPVGWAFGLWGAYLYWWAGVIYAIETVRVIRLP; encoded by the coding sequence GTGACAGGGCCCGAGTCGAGTGTGGTGAGCTCCCGGGTGATCACCGTGCCCAATCTGCTCAGTTTCCTGCGCCTGGGGCTCGTTCCGGTCTTCCTCGGCCTCATCGTCAGCGGCGCGGACGCCTGGGCATTGCTCGTGCTGGCGGTGTCCAGCCTCACCGACTTCCTGGACGGCTGGATCGCACGCCGGTTCAACCAGGTCACCCGGCTCGGCCAGCTGCTCGATCCGGCCGCCGACAGGCTCTACATCTTCGCCGCCCTGATCGGGCTGGCCTGGCGCGACCTGGTCCCCTGGTGGATCGTGGCCGTCGTCGTCGGCCGGGACGTCTTCCTGCTGGGCCTTGGCGTTGTGCTGGCCAACCACGGTTTCGGTCCGCTTCCGGTGCATCAGCTGGGCAAGATCGCCACGTTCTGCCTGTTCTACGCCCTGCCGATGATCATGCTCGGGCAGGCGTTCCCCGAGCTGTCCTGGTGGTCATTGCCGGTCGGCTGGGCCTTCGGGCTCTGGGGCGCGTACCTGTATTGGTGGGCCGGGGTCATCTACGCGATTGAAACGGTTCGGGTGATTCGGCTGCCTTAG